The Labilibaculum sp. sequence CGGAAATCCATCGTGACGGAAAAATATATCGTCAGGAGTATTCAAAAGGGGTGCCGTTGGCGCCAATAGAAACAATAGGTGAATCTGATTTGACAGGAACTTATATTACTTTTAAGCCGGATGATTCAATTTTTCTTGTAACTGAATATAAATACGATATTTTAGCTGCGCGTTTAAGAGAATTGGCCTTTTTGAATAAAGAGATTCGTTTGAATCTTACAGATAAAAGAGATCTTGATGAGAATGGAGAGCCACGTTTCGAGACCTTTTATTCAAAAGAAGGATTAAAAGAATTTGTTGAATATCTTGATAGTACAAGAGAACGGTTAATCGAGGAAACGATTCATGTTTCGATAGACAAGAATGAGGTTCCTGTAGAAATTGCACTTCAATACAATTCTTCTTATTCCGAGAATATTCACTCTTATGTGAATAATATTAATACAATAGAAGGGGGAACTCATCTAACAGGTTTCCGTCGTGGATTAACCAGAACATTAAAAACATTTGCTGATAAATCAGGAATGTTGTCAAAATTGAAATTTGACATTAGTGGTGATGATTTTCGTGAAGGTTTAACAGCTGTTGTTTCTGTGAAAGTTGCAGAGCCGCAGTTCGAAGGACAAACCAAAACAAAATTAGGAAACTCAGAAGTAAGTATTGCTGTTGATCAGGCTGTAAGCACAATGCTGGCTAATTATTTGGAGGAACATCCAAAAGATGCCAGAACTATTGTACAGAAGGTGATAATGGCGGCTACAGCTCGTCATGCCGCTAGAAAGGCCCGTGAATTAGTTCAGAGAAAAACAATTTTAGGTGGCTCCGGACTGCCTGGTAAGTTATCCGACTGTTCAGATAAGGATCCTGTAAACTGTGAAGTATTCCTTGTCGAGGGAGATTCGGCGGGTGGAACAGCCAAGCAAGGCAGAGATCGTAAATTTCAAGCAATTCTTCCGTTAAAAGGTAAGATTTTGAATGTTGAGAAAGCCATGCAGCACAAGGTTTTCGAAAGTGAAGAAATCAAGAATATATTTACTGCCTTAGGGGTTACAATTGGAACCGAAGAGGATAGCAAAGCTGCAAATGTTGAGAAAATTCGTTACCACAAGATTGTAATCATGTGTGATGCGGATGTTGATGGTAGTCACATCGCAACTCTTATTATGACTTTCTTTTTCAGATACATGAAATCATTAATCGAAAGTGGTTACCTATATATTGCAACACCTCCATTGTATTTGATTAAAAAAGGTAAGAATGAACAGTATTGTTGGAATGAAGATCAGCGTTTGCGCTTAATTGAAGAATGGGGTGGTGGAAAAGAATCTTCTTTGCACATTCAGCGTTACAAAGGTCTTGGAGAGATGAGTGCCGAACAATTGTGGTCGACAACCATGGATCCGGAAGTGAGAACATTACGCCAGATAACAATTGAAAATGCAGCTGAGGCTGATCATGTGTTTTCTATGTTGATGGGTGATGAGGTTCCTCCAAGAAGAGAATTTATTGAGAAGAATGCAACTTATGCCAATATTGATGCATAAACAGTAAAATACAATATATTAAGCCCTTGAGTTTGTTTCTCAAGGGCTTTTTTATTATCAAATCATCAATTTTGTGGTTTTTATTTGTTGTGTAAAACAAAATTAATAATTTACCCTACGTAAATTTTAAATGTTGAAAATATGAATATTTGTGTGTTTTGTTCTTCCAGTAATTCTGTGGATGAAAAGTATTTTCTGGAAGCTAAAAACCTTGGAACATCAATTGGTGAATCAGGATACAATTTGGTTTACGGGGGAACAAACGTGGGGCTTATGAATCAGGTTGCAGTTTCGGTTAAAGAGGCT is a genomic window containing:
- the gyrB gene encoding DNA topoisomerase (ATP-hydrolyzing) subunit B codes for the protein MSDLEKKPNGNNEYSADSIQVLEGLEAVRKRPSMYIGDVNIKGLHHLVYEVVDNSIDEALGGYCKNIDVFINEDNSVTVKDDGRGIPTELHVKENKSALEVVMTVLHAGGKFDKDSYKVSGGLHGVGVSCVNALSILLSAEIHRDGKIYRQEYSKGVPLAPIETIGESDLTGTYITFKPDDSIFLVTEYKYDILAARLRELAFLNKEIRLNLTDKRDLDENGEPRFETFYSKEGLKEFVEYLDSTRERLIEETIHVSIDKNEVPVEIALQYNSSYSENIHSYVNNINTIEGGTHLTGFRRGLTRTLKTFADKSGMLSKLKFDISGDDFREGLTAVVSVKVAEPQFEGQTKTKLGNSEVSIAVDQAVSTMLANYLEEHPKDARTIVQKVIMAATARHAARKARELVQRKTILGGSGLPGKLSDCSDKDPVNCEVFLVEGDSAGGTAKQGRDRKFQAILPLKGKILNVEKAMQHKVFESEEIKNIFTALGVTIGTEEDSKAANVEKIRYHKIVIMCDADVDGSHIATLIMTFFFRYMKSLIESGYLYIATPPLYLIKKGKNEQYCWNEDQRLRLIEEWGGGKESSLHIQRYKGLGEMSAEQLWSTTMDPEVRTLRQITIENAAEADHVFSMLMGDEVPPRREFIEKNATYANIDA